The window TTCTGCGGCCGCAGGCTGAGATAGAGCCCGTACAGGAACGGGTACACGAACATGCACAGCACATAGAGCAGCGACGGCAAGATGCAGAGCATCGCAAAGACGTCGAATTCGCTTCGTTCGCGGGGTGTCGTTGCGCGCATGGGATTCTCGATCATTCGCTGGGCAGCACCACGACCTTGTCGACGGGAAAGCCGAGGCTGACGGTGTCCCCGACCTGCATGTCCGTGGCTGTGCGCAACCACACCCGCGTGCCGTCGTCGAGACGGACGGCGGCTTCCTGCTCGCGCCCGAGATATTCCACGATCTCGACCCGCCCGCGAACGGCCCCCTCGCCGATCAGCACGTCTTCAGGACGGATCGCCATGATGGCGCTGGCTCCGACCCCAAACGCGGGATCGGTGGTCTTCCCCCCGCAGCCGGACACCTGCGGTGTCCGCCTCAACAACTCCGTCCACAACCGCAACGATCTTGCCCCTGAAGAAATTCCGGAAGCCCATGAAATCGGCCACGAACATGTTTCGCGGACGGTCATGGATCTCCTGTGGTGAGCCGGATTGCATCAGCACACCATCCTTCAGCACCACGATTCGATCGGACAGCGACAGCGCCTCCGCCTGATCGTGGGTGACGTAGATCGAAGTCAATCCAAGCTCCGAATGGATCTGCTTGATCTCGGCGCGCATCTCGACCCGCAGCTTGGCATCGAGATTGGAGAGTGGCTCGTCGAACAGCATGAGACGGGGACGCAATACGAGGGCGCGTGCGATCGCCACACGCTGCTGCTGTCCGCCGGACAGTTGCCCGGGGTAGCGATCTTCATATCCCAGCAACTGGACCAGACGCAGCATGTCCTGCACCCGCCGCTTGATCTCATCCTGCTGAAACGATTTCAGAGTGAGACCGAACGCGACGTTGTCGAACACGGTCATATGCGGGAACAGCGCATAGTTCTGGAACACCATGCCGAAGCCGCGCTTTTCCGGCGGCAGCTCGTCGGCGCGCTTGCCGTCAAGCCAGATTTCGCCCGCGGTGGCGGGCGTCAATCCGGCGACAATCGACAGCGCGGTCGACTTGCCGCATCCGCTGGGTCCCAGAAACGTGACGAACTCGCCGCCACGGATTTCAAGTTCGAGGTTATCGAGAACGGTCTTGTTGCCGTAGCGCTTGGTGATGCCCATGCGCAGGGAATTCAACGACGTGATTGGTTCCGGCATGTACCCCGCCTGTGGGACAGATCAGCCGGGTCGCCGCAGGGGCGGCCCGCATTGAACGGATACTTGGAATGGATGTCGGGCTGGCTTATTTCTTGACCTGGTCCGCGCCGATTTCGCGATCCCACCGATCCATGGCGTAGCTCAGTTCCTTGACCGCCAGTGTCGGTGCCGTCTTCCACTTGGTGCCGATCTGGTCGTACTCGGGGCGCCAGAACTCCTTGACCTGGTCCTGGATGTCCTTCGGCGCCTTGTCGAGCGTCGCGGCCTTGATCGAGGGTCCGATGAAAGCCGGCCAGGTCAGTTGCTGCTGCTCGGGCGTGCGCATGAACTTCATCAGGTCGAGGATGACGTCGATCTGATCCTGCGGAACGCCGACCGGAATTGCCCAGTAATGGCCGTCGATCACGAAGGTGGTCTTCTCCATGATGGAGATTTTCGAGTCCGGCGGAATGACGCTCTGCGCCCGGGGCTTCATGTCCCATTCCATGATGCCGGCGATGATCCAGCGCTGGCCCTGCGCGAATTCCTTCAGGGTGATGGCCGTGCCGGTGGGATAATATTCGACCGACTTGCCGAGCTCCTTCAGATAAGCCCAGGTCTTGTCCCAGCCCTTTTCCGGATCGAGCGGTTTTGAATCGCCGAGGATATAGGAGATGCCCTGCACGATGGAGCGGCCCGGGCCGCTGTTGGCGGGACGCGCATACATGAACTTACCCGGGTTGGCCTTCGCCCACGCCAACAATTCCTCCGCGGTCTTCGGCGGGTTCGGCACCTTGCTCGGATTGTAGATCAGCACCGGACCGCCCGGGCTGACCACCGACGGCAGGAGATAACCACCGCCCTCGTCCTGCAGCTCCTTGCCGGCTTCCGTCAGTTCGTCGCGCGGAAACATCTTGTCGTAGGTCGGAAACAGTTTGATCAGCTGATTGTTGGCGGCGAGCACCGAGCCGCCGTCCTGTCCTGTCAGGATCAGATTGATGTCAAGACGGCCGGCATCCTGCTGCGCCTTGATCTTGGCCGGCACTTCGGGCGCCGGGGCACGCTGCAGCTTGATCTCCTTGACCTTCTGCGGATTGGCTTTCTTGTAGTTTTCGATGATGGCCTGCGTAGAGGCGAGATCGCCGCCGGTGTCGATGATGGACAACGTGATCGGCTCGGCGAGCCCAGACCGGGGCAACAGCGCAGCTGCGGCAACCGCAGTCAGCACAAAGACAGGCAGCCGCAACCATGCAACCGGACGAGTCCGCATGTTCAGTCCCTCCCTGAATTTTTATAACGGCCGCGACTGATGCTGCGGCCGCTTTATTGGATCGTTCCAAGAACACGGCGTGCCGTGAGGAGTGTCAAGGCAGCTTTACAATTTTTAACAACTTTGAAAAGTCGTTTGTGTCAATTGCGCTGCGATATAATCGCGCGTGACAGCCACGCGGAACGCGTCAACACACGGACCGCTTCGCGCCGCACGGCAACCGCGCCATTGATGCGCAGCCACCGATTTGACTCGGTACGGCTCATCGAGAAACGCTATGGTTTCAGCGTCGAGCGATACCTCCAGCGCAGACATCGCGTCGTCGAGATGCGACATCCTGGTGGCGCCCCCGATCGCTGAGGTCACGCCCGGCGAACGACAGTTCGCCCCAGGAACTTTCGACCGAACAAAATGGGGAGAAGCCCGAGCACAAGCAGAATCACACCGACCTGATAGCTCATGCCCAGCATGAACGCATAAGCGTGATCGGCCGTGTCGGGTGAATCGACCGGAACGGAAACTCCAAAATAGAACATGTTGACAATGGCCACGCCGAACGCGCCGCCGACTTGCTGGCAGGTCGCGACCAAACCCGCGGCTGACCCGGCATGATCTTTTCTCGTGCTCGCCAAAACCGCATTGAGAAGCGGCGGCAAAAACAGCCCCTGCCCAACTCCGACAGCCAGAAGTACGGGAACAAGACCCCAGCCGTTGGCGACATGGTGCGTCATCGCGATGACGATGCACCCACCATAACCGAGCGCCGTGAGAAAGCCCCCGGTCAACATGGCAGCAAGCGATCCGTAGATTTGAGGCTGTCGATTGGCGATGAGTGAAGTGACCAGGAAGGCGGCCGGAATTGGCACGGTGACCCATGCCGTTTGCCACGGCGAATAATGGAGCCCGACCTGAAGAAAGAGTGCCAGCGCGAATAGAAATCCGACAAGTGTCGAATGAAACAGGAAGGCGATCGCCGTTCCGCTTGAAAATGCCGGGATCGCAAACAGGTCGGTCTGAATCAGTGAATTGGTGCAGCGACGTGCCTTACCGCGTTGATCGAGCAGGAACACGACAAGCATTCCGCCGCCCGCAATCATGAAGCCGACGATCCAGCCCGGCCAACCGGCGTGGCGCCCCTCAATCAGTGCATACAGCAGCAACCCGAGGCCACAGGCGCAGAGCAATGCGCCGGTGACATCGAGGCGCGCAGCCCGGTCCGGCCGTGTTTCGGGGAGCCACCTTATGGCACCCGCGCAAGCAGCAAAGCCTATCGGAACACTGACCAGAAACACCAGGCGCCATCCCGTCCCGAACAGATCTGCCGCGATCAGCGCACCGCCGATCAGCGGGCCGGAAATTCCGGACAATCCCAAGGCGACACCGAAAGCGGCGAAGGCCCGGGCGCGGCGGCCCTCGTCTCCAGCCGTCACACGAATGATCGAGAGAATTTGCGGAAACATCATCGCCGCGGCCAGGCCCTCGCCGATACGTGCAGCGATCAGCATCGCAGCCGACGTTGCCAAACCGCAAACAAGAGCCGTTGCCGTGAATCCGGACAAACCCCAGACAAACATGCGTCGGCGACCATACAGATCGCCAAGACGTCCGCCGGTGATGAGCATGCAGCCATAGGCAAGACCATAGAACGCAACGACGGCAGATATCTCTGATGGCGAAGCGCCGAACTCCCGTTGGATGCTCGGGATCGCAACATTGACGATGAAGGTGTTCATCACCGCGAGAAAGACACCGCTGAGGAGAACGACAAGCCCCATCGGGCTCAACTGAGCCTGATCTGGAGCTGATACGAGCGAGGACATGGCAAACGCTTTCGATGTGGGGCAAACGTGCGCGATCGGTATCGATCGCCGCGCGCTACATCGAGCCATGTGTTATGATTGGACCAGAGAGCATCTTATCCAGGTATTAGAAGTATCAGGTTCGGCATGACCACCCGCAGCCGTGTCCCGCAACGCACTGAACTCGCTGCTTTCCTCAAAAGCCGGCGCGCCGGGCTGTCGCCTGCGGACGTGGGATTGCCGGCCACGCCGCGACGGCGAACACCCGGGCTGCGGCGGGAGGAAGTCTCACACCTCGCGGGCATCGGGATCGCCTGGTACACGTGGCTGGAGCAGGGTCGCGAGATCGATGTCTCGACTCACTTCCTGGAGCGAATTGCGCAGGCGCTGCGGCTTGATTCGACCGAACGCGCACATCTCTTCACCATGGCCCACAATCGCCCGCCACCGATCGCGCCAAGCGACGCGATCGAAGTGTCCCCCACCTTGCGCCGGATGCTCGAGACGGTCGCCGGCCCGGCTTATCTCGCAACTCCCTCCATGCATGTGCTGGCCTGGAATACAGCACTGTCGGCTGTGTTCGGCGACATGAGCGTGATCCCGGTCGAAGATCGAAATATGCTGTGGCTGGTGTTCGCAAGCCCCTCGCACCGGGCCACCATTCCGGATTGGGAAACCGATGCGCGTGCGATGCTTGCGCGCTTCCGGGTGGAATTCGGACGCCACCGCGACGACCCGGCATTTCTGACGATCATCGAGCGCCTGCAGCGCGCGAGTCACGAATTTCATCGCTGGTGGCCGGAGCAGAACGTCAGCTCACGCGCCAACAAAACCAAACGGTTCGAGGCTCCCGGTGTCGGCCAGATGGAGCTCGAGCAAAGCACATTCCTTGTCGAAGAAGCCGTCAACCTGCGACTTGTGACCTACACGCCGGTCGACGAACAAAGTGCAGGGAAAGTGAAACAGCTTCAAAAGGAATGGAAGACGCGCCAGCGCCTTCGAAGCTCCAGAAGCAAACCACGATCGGACAGCGCCGAAACCATCAGCGCAATGCAAGACGGCTACCGCGTGCCGTAGGCACGGTCGCCGGCATCGCCCAATCCGGGAACGATGAAGGCCGCGTCATCCAGCCCCTCGTCGATGCCCGCGGTCCACAGCGGCACATCGGGATGCAGGCCGCGCACCCGCTCAACGCCTTCCGGCGCGGCAAGCAAACAGACCAGACGGATGTCCTTGGCGCCGCGTTCCTTCAGGCGATCGATGGCGGCGACTGCCGTGTTCGCGGTCGCCAGCACCGGCGACACCACGATGGCCAGCCGCTCCTGCAGATCGGAGGGCGCCTTGAAGAAATATTCCACCGCCGTGAAGGTCTGGGGGTCACGATAGAGACCGATGTGGGCGACGCGTGCGGTGGGGACCAGATCAAGCATGCCATCGACAAAAGTCACGCCGGCGCGCAGCACCGGCACGAATACCAGCTTCTTGCCCGCGATCTTGGCGGAATGCATGCGGGCCAGCGGCGTCTCGACCTCGACGTCGGTCAGCGGCAGATCGCGCGTGACCTCGTAACACAGCAGCATTCCGATTTCCTTGAGCAGTTCACGGAATGACTTGGTCGAGATGGTCTTGTCGCGGATGAGCGTCAGCTTGTGCTGGACCAGCGGATGACCGACAACCGTGACGCCTTCCATGGCCTCTCTCCTTCAATATCTCTTGATACTCAAAATACAGTGCCGTCGCTAATAACCCTGACCGGCGGCGAGCCGTCGGGCCGACGCTCGAACGCAAGCTTGCGGCCCGCGGCCCAGCTGCCACCTTCGAGAATTCGGGCCAGCGGCAGGCTGGTCGCATCCTTACTCAGCCGTTGCCGCACGGTTTGCGCCAGCCGATCGAGCAGCGCGACGGTCAGCGCCCGCCATTCCACCACCAGCGGCGACGCCACATCGTGCTCACGCGTCGCATCCGCGGGATCGCGGAACGACAGCACGCCGGCGTCGACGAACAATCCGCCGTTGCGGTATTCCGCAAGCCCGGTGAGACCATCGATGTCGGTCACGGTGAGGCCGGCGCGCTGCAGCGGCTCAATCAGTGAATAGGTCAGCCATTGCGACAGTTTGTGCAATGGCACCAATCCGGTCGTCGCGTCATCGGTCACCAAGGAGGGATGACGCCAGCAATCGCCGAGAGGGACGCCGTCGAGGGACAGCCGCGACGGCCAGATCGCGCCGAGCTGACGCAGCACTTCGGAGAGAACATGTGGCGCGGCAATCGTGTTGTGATCGGCTGACGATACCAGACGGTCGACCAGCCCGCCAGGGCGCGGCGTGTCGTTGCGGCCGAAGATCTCGGGCTTCACCGCAAGCAGCGCACCGAGACGGCGCAGCAGATCGACCCTGCCCTCCAGGCCCACCAGCGGATTGGCGTCGGTCACCTGAAAACCGCGACACAGATCGGCGACCGAAAGATTTATCAGTGCTTCTGCGTCGACACGCAGCGGCTCCGTCTGTCGGGTTGAGAACGCGCCGGCGGCAAACATGTCGAGGCTCGCCAGTGCAAGGCCTTCGGAGCGGCCGATGGCGACGCCGCTCGCGTCATCACGATAACGCCACGCCGGACCCGCCCCCGCATCGAGCAGCACGCTGACAATGGCGAGATCGAATTCGGCGCGCGCCCGTGCGATCGGATCAGGCCAGGCCGCAGCGTCGGCAATCCCTGCCCATCGATCGGCCCCGCCGACCACGAAGTGACGCCAGCGCGAATGGAACGGAACATCGCCGGTGGGATAATTCTTTTGCGTGACGGCCAGCACAAGATCGACGGCGGCGTCGAGCCGGGGCAGATCAATGCGGAAGTGCGGAAGCTTATCCTCCAGCCCGATCGCCAGCAGGCGGTGCGCGCGATCGCGAACCGCCTGGGCGGACAAAAGGGACAACGCATCGACGGTGTCGACTGCCACGAGAACGCTCCGGCCGGGATCAGTATTTGTCGAGGGAACGGCCGACCGAGTCGGTCAGATCCTGCGGCTTCGGCTGCTCCGGCGAGAAGTATCCGGCGGCTTTCTTGGCTGCGATCTCCACATGCGCGTCGGCCGGGATCAGATCGTCGGGGATCGGAACCCGCTCGACGATGTCGACGCCCTGTCCAACAAGTGCGTCATACTTCATGTCGCTCATGGAGACGAAACGATCGATCCGCCGCAAGCCGAGCCAATGGATCACGTCTGGCATCAGCTGCTGGAAACGCGCGTCCTGCACGCCGGCCACGCACTCGGTGCGTTCGAAGTAGGCCGCAGCCGCATCGCCGTCTTCCTGGCGCTTGCGTGCATTGTAAACCAGGAACTTGGTGACTTCGCCGAGTGCACGGCCTTCCTTGCGGTTGTAGACGATCACGCCCAGGCCGCCGGTCTGGCCGGTGCGCGCGCATTCCTCGATGCCGTGGATCAGATACGGACGGCAGGTGCAGATATCGGAGCCGAACACATCCGAGCCATTGCATTCGTCATGCACGCGGCAGGTGATCAAGGTGCGATGATCGGGCAGCTTGTTGACGTCGCCGAACAGATACACGGTGGTGCCGCCGATCGGCGGCAGGAAAACCTGCAAATCGGGCCGCGTCACCAGTTCGGGGAACATGCCCGCGGTCTGCTCGAACAGCGCACGGCGCAGATTGGTCTCGCTGGTGCCGAAGCGTTGCGCGATGCCCGGGAGATACCACACCGGATCGATCGCGATCTTGACCACCGACACGCTGCCATTGGCATGCACGACATCGCCGTCCGCCACCAGGCGCTTGGCCGCCAGCGCGGCCTGCAACTCCGGCAGGTCGAGCCGCGCCCGCGTGATCGCAATGCTCGGCCTGATGTCGACGCCCTCGGCGATCTCGGTGCGGAAATTCTCCGCAACCAGATGTCCCCATGGATCGAGCGCGACAATGCGGCCGGGTTCGCCCCACTGCGGAAACGGACCGACGGTGGCCGCCGGATAGGTGTTTGTCAGGTCCGGGCGACGAATGGGATCGAGCGCGCCCGATGAGACCGCGAGTGCGCGATACACCGCATAGGATCCACCGTGGCTGCCGATCACGTTGCGATCCTGCGGACGGGAGACGGTGCCGATGATCGGCCCGCGCTCGCGTGCGGTCGCGGCGCCCCAGGTAATAGGGAAATCGTGCTTCGCTCCCGGCACGGGGTGCGACGTCAGGCGGATATGATCAGTGCGATTCGAACGGGTCATCGGTAACCCCAAAGTCGGCGGGTCCTAAAACGGCGACGGCCCGCCTGAACGACGGGCCTGACCAGCAAAACCAAATGAAACACGCGAGCCGTTAAAACTCGCTTACAAACAATATAGGCCATCCAGATGTACTTACAATGACCTAAAACGTTGAACTTGGTCGCCTTTTGGTGATGCCAAAGCCGTTGGCAACGCGGCTGTCCGTGATATAGTAGGCTGTTTCTTCTCGCGCCTCGAGGGAGGGAACATCTTGGGCGAACTGCATAACTGGCTCGTCAGCCAGCACCCGGGTCTGCGGACCTACAAATCCTTTCAACACAAGGCCTTGGAGCTTGCGTCGTCGGACGCGGAGCATGGCGCGCTTTATCGCCTGCTCGCATCGATGGTGGGACGCTATATCGAGTCCTTCGACGAAGAACCGCTTCCCGTCGACGTCGCCAAGCAGGCTTATCAGCGCCTGCTCAGCATTGTCGACGACGCGGAAAAGTCGACCACCGCGCCGGCTCTCGAGCAGGTGAAAACACTGAACAGGGTGGCCGCGACCGAACTGTTCTGAACGGCCCTCCGTCATTCGGCGGAGGACTTTTCGCATACGCAAATCAGCATCAATCAGCTGCCTTCGTTCCGACCGAAGGCAGGGTTGAAAAACTGCGAATTGCGCCCGCGCGTCACCGGGGCCACGATTGCGTCACGTCGACACAACGACGGCCTGCATCGGACCACGACGATGACAACCACAACTCAGACCTCAAGCCACCTGCTCGAAACCGCAGCGATCGGTCTTGCCTGCCTGCTGTCGCTGAGCATCCTGATCCGCTTCCACGACGCGGATGACGCGGCCATCCATCACGCCTCGCCGCCGGCTTTCGGTCCGGCATACGCTCAGCGCAAAACGGCCACCCCGCCTGCTGTCGATCCGAACGACGAGGTCCGCAAGTTGATCGCCGAGATGAGGTTGCACGACTAAACACGCATTTCGGCATCGAAGCCCTCCCCTTGCCGGCCACGACTCGCTATACCGTTCGATGCATGAGAGAGGCGTCGAACGGATGAAAGTGGAAGGGCGCGGCGTACAGTCGATCGAAGTCGGGGGCCGGATCCTGACCGCGCTGATCGAACTGGGACAGCCGACCATGCTGCGCGATCTCGCGGCGCGCGCGGGGATGACCTCGGCGCAGGCCCACGCTTATCTCGTGAGCTACCGAAAGCTCGGCCTGGTCGAACAGAATCCTGCCAACGGCCACTACTTTCTTGGCCCCCTGGCGCTGCAGCTCGGTCTGGTGCGCATGCGCGGCTCCGATCCCCTGCGCATGGCCAGCGACACATCGATCGAGCTGTCCGAAGCCACCGGCTACATGGTCACCGTGACGGTGTGGGGAACGCACGGACCGACCATCATCCAGGTGCATGAGGCGGCTTATCCGGTGCACGTCAATCTGCGCGCCGGGGCGCTCTACACCCTCACCGGCACCGCCACCGGCCGGCTGTTCGCGGCGATCTATCCGTTCGAAGTGGTTCGCACACTGCTGGCGCGGGAGATGCGGGCCGAGCAGAAGGCGCAGCATCTGCCGAGCGGAAAATCCCGCGAGGCCTTTACGGAGGATTTCGACGAGATCCGCCGGCTGGGCTACGCCACCACCGAAGGCGTGCCGGTGCCGGGCATCAACGCCGTCAGCGTTCCGGTGTTCGACCAGAGCCAGAAGATGCAGTTTGCCCTGACAGCGATCGGACCGACGTCCGCACTCGACGTGCGCACGGGAAGCCGCGATGTGGCTGGTGTGGCCGAAGCGATCAACCGGTTGTCTGAGAAGCTGGGTTATCGGCCCGATCTCGCTGCCAATCCCGCGCCGGCCAAGCCGAGAATGCGCCCACGGCGGGGTTAGACGGAAAGCCCTCTCGCCATATCTCCTCATGGTGAGGAGCGCGGCACGCGCGTCTCGAACCATGTGGCCCGTGACGCCTTGGCCTCGTCCTTCGAGACGCAGGCTTCGCCTGCTCCTCAGGATGAGGGTGTAAGTTGTTTATGACGCAGTTGAACTAATGCGCGCTGCCCAGATAGGCCTTGCGCACGTCCGGATGCGCCAGAAGCTCGGCGCCGGTGCCGCTCATGGTGATGCGACCGCTGTCGAGCACGTAAGCGCGATCGGCCAGCCGCAAAGCGAGGTTGGCCATCTGCTCGATTAAAAGGATGGTCATGCCGCGCGCGCGCAGATCGCGGATGATGGCGAAGATTTCCTTGATAATAAGCGGTGCGAGCCCGAGCGACGGCTCGTCCAGCAGCAACAGCCGCGGCGCGCCCATCAAAGCGCGGCCGATCGCCAGCATCTGCTGCTCACCGCCCGACAGTGTGGCGGACATCTGGTCCTGGCGTTCGCGCAGACGCGGAAACAGCCGATACTGTTCTTCAAGAGCTGCCTCCAGATCGGGGGCGCTCAAGCGCCGTGCATATGCACCGAGTTCGAGATTGTCCCGGATGGTCTGATCGGAGAAGACCTGGCGCCCCTCCGGCGACAGCGCGATGCCGAGTTGCACGCGGCGATGCGGAGCGGAGGCGGTAATGGCGTTGCCTTCGAACCAGATTTCACCCGTCCGCGGTTGCATCAGGCCGGCGATGGCCTTCAGCAGCGTGGTTTTGCCGGCGCCATTGGCGCCGACGATGGCGACAACCTGGCCCTGCTCCACCTCGATGGATGCGTTGGACACCGCCTCGATCGGGCCGTAGGACACGCTGACATTGTCGAGCCTCAGCATCGTCATGCGCCGTCTCCTACGAGGCCGTGGCGGCAACGACCGGATGGTCGTCGGCCTCGTCGACACCGAGATAGGCTTCAGTCACCCGTTTGTCGCTCTGCACCACGGACGGGGGCCCTTCCGCGATCTTCTCGCCATAGTCGAGCACGATGACATGGTCGGCGATCTTCATCACCAGATCCATGTGATGCTCGACCAGCAGGATCGTGATGCCCTGGTCGCGGATGCGCACCAGCAGCCGGCCCAGTTCTTTGGTCTCCTGCGGATTGAGCCCGGCAGCTGGCTCATCAAGCAACAACAGTTCCGGCTCGGTCGCGAGCGCCCGCGCCAGCTCGACGCGCCGCTGCAGGCCGTAGGCCAGATCGCCGGCCGGTTTCTCGGCGTGTTCCGACAAGCCGACAAACTGCATGATGGTCTCGACCCGGCGAAACGCCAGATCCTCCTGTTGCCGGGAGCGCGGAAGCCCGAGCAGCGAGATGAAGAAACCATTCGTCATGCGGCGATGTTGGCCGACCAGGATGTTGGTCCGGACGCTGAGATCCTTGAACAGCCGCAGGTTCTGGAAGGTACGGGCAATACCTTTGCCGCAGATGGCATGCACCGGCTTGTGGGTGATGGTCTCATCACGAAAGGCGATCTCGCCCTGGTCGGGCTTCACGATGCCCGACAGGATGTTGATGAAGGTGCTTTTGCCGGCGCCGTTCGGGCCGATCAAAGCGTGGATATGTCCCGCGGTCAGAGTCGCACTGAGGTCGCGGGCCGGCCGCACGCCGCCATAGGATTTCGAAATGCCGGAGGATTGCAGCAGCGTCGTGTTCTTCTCGCACGCCGCCTTGCGCTGAAGCAGAGCCGGGACGACGCCGGGGGACTCGACGCACGGCAGTGGCGCGGGCTTTGTGCGAAAGCGCGCGAAAAGCCCGGTGGCGACACCGGCGAGACCTTTGGGCATCACATAAAGCGCGAACAACAGCAGCGCGCCATTGGCGAAATGCTCGGCCCAGCTCCAGCGCGCGAGAAAACTGCCGAGCAACGTCAGCGTCACGGCACCCAGCAACGGCCCCGCCAGCGAGCCGCTGCCGCCGAACATCACCAGCAGCAGGATAAAGACCGACAGATTGAAATTGATGAAATCGGAATTGATGTACTGGTTCTGCTGGGCCACCAGCGCACCCGCCAAGCCACAGGTCGCGGCCGCAATGACGAAGGCGGCGACCTTGTAACGAAGCACCGGCACGCCCATCGAGCCCGCGGCAACTTCGTCGGCCTGGATCGACAGCAATGCGCGGCCGAACCGTCCGGTCAACACGTTGCGCAGCAGCAGGTGGACACCCAGCGCAAGCACCAATGCGAACCAGACCCAGTGCTTCATCTCGAACGGCGCGCCGTTGAGCGTCAGCGGCTTGATGGCATAGATGCCCATGGCACCGCCGAAGATATCGGAG is drawn from Bradyrhizobium prioriisuperbiae and contains these coding sequences:
- a CDS encoding branched-chain amino acid ABC transporter ATP-binding protein/permease, whose product is MRGTFVAIGVTAIGAALVLATGNDFYLRILFSICVYFLCASGMNVLVGFAGQKSLGQAGLFAAGAYAVALLTTTWDMNPWLALLVATVVSALFGVLIAAPSLRVKGPSLAMVTLAFGIVVEKLVTEASDIFGGAMGIYAIKPLTLNGAPFEMKHWVWFALVLALGVHLLLRNVLTGRFGRALLSIQADEVAAGSMGVPVLRYKVAAFVIAAATCGLAGALVAQQNQYINSDFINFNLSVFILLLVMFGGSGSLAGPLLGAVTLTLLGSFLARWSWAEHFANGALLLFALYVMPKGLAGVATGLFARFRTKPAPLPCVESPGVVPALLQRKAACEKNTTLLQSSGISKSYGGVRPARDLSATLTAGHIHALIGPNGAGKSTFINILSGIVKPDQGEIAFRDETITHKPVHAICGKGIARTFQNLRLFKDLSVRTNILVGQHRRMTNGFFISLLGLPRSRQQEDLAFRRVETIMQFVGLSEHAEKPAGDLAYGLQRRVELARALATEPELLLLDEPAAGLNPQETKELGRLLVRIRDQGITILLVEHHMDLVMKIADHVIVLDYGEKIAEGPPSVVQSDKRVTEAYLGVDEADDHPVVAATAS
- a CDS encoding IclR family transcriptional regulator yields the protein MKVEGRGVQSIEVGGRILTALIELGQPTMLRDLAARAGMTSAQAHAYLVSYRKLGLVEQNPANGHYFLGPLALQLGLVRMRGSDPLRMASDTSIELSEATGYMVTVTVWGTHGPTIIQVHEAAYPVHVNLRAGALYTLTGTATGRLFAAIYPFEVVRTLLAREMRAEQKAQHLPSGKSREAFTEDFDEIRRLGYATTEGVPVPGINAVSVPVFDQSQKMQFALTAIGPTSALDVRTGSRDVAGVAEAINRLSEKLGYRPDLAANPAPAKPRMRPRRG
- a CDS encoding ABC transporter ATP-binding protein gives rise to the protein MLRLDNVSVSYGPIEAVSNASIEVEQGQVVAIVGANGAGKTTLLKAIAGLMQPRTGEIWFEGNAITASAPHRRVQLGIALSPEGRQVFSDQTIRDNLELGAYARRLSAPDLEAALEEQYRLFPRLRERQDQMSATLSGGEQQMLAIGRALMGAPRLLLLDEPSLGLAPLIIKEIFAIIRDLRARGMTILLIEQMANLALRLADRAYVLDSGRITMSGTGAELLAHPDVRKAYLGSAH